The genomic DNA CAACTTTGGGGAATAAGATCTTTAAAATTGAGCGGAAATATTTTTTCGGAGGCCTCCAGAATCCCCAGAGGATCGTTTACCAGCAGCACTTTTCCACTTAGGGCCTGGAGCAGATGCAGATGATCAATATAGCTCATATCTACCGGTGGATCTTTACGCAAAAACAAAACATCCAGATTTTCCAAGGCCATTTTCTGGCTTTGGAGGACCTTGTAAAAAGGTCGCTTTCCGATTCCCAGGATTTTAAGTATCGAAGTCTCGGCAAAAAGTTGATCGCCTTCATAGTATAAATCCGCTAGGGTGAAAAAAATAATGCTATGCCCCCTTTTTTGGGCCTCGAGCATCAGAAACAGCGTGGTTTCTTTATCGGGGTCAAAGTGAATGAGGGGGTCACCAATAAATCCGATTTTCATATGCAAACTCTCAAAGTTAAAAAAGATACAAAACTCGATCTGTTCTTGAAAGATGCACTGGGCATCTCGCGTAAACAAGCAAAAAGTAAGATCGATGCCGGTTTACTGAAGGTGAATGGCAAAAAAGTGATCATCGCCTCCTGGGAACTTGAAGCAGGAGACAAGGTGGATCTTCTTCAGGATGAAAAAGAAACGCTAAATCACGATGAAGCAAAAAATTATTATTTGAAGGTGGTACATGAAGATGAGGATTTGTTGGTGGTCGAAAAAGACGCCGGCCTGCTGAGTGAAGCCCATCCCCGCTCACTGAAACCTGCGCTTCCCCAAATTGTTTATGAGTATTTGAAGCGCACCCATCCTGAATTGTCTCATCCCTTTGTGCTTCCTATCCATCGCTTGGATCAACACACTTCCGGCCTGATGGTGTACGGAAAAAGCAAACGAGCCAACGCCCTACTCACCGAATTCAAGACCCATAATATTCATCGGCGCTATCAAGCCTTGGTGGAAGGCCGTGTTTCAAAATCGCAAGGCCGCATCGATGCCCCGCTCTTGAAAACACCTCAAGCCAAGGGGGCCAAGATGCAGGTGAGTACAGGACCGCTCGCTCAAAAGGCCATCACCGATTATCGGGTCATTCATCGCTATCCCAAACATACTTTACTGGAAGTGGATTTAAAAACCGGCCGCACCCATCAAATTCGCGCCCATCTTAGTTACTTGGGTTTTCCCGTGGTGGGAGATCCACTCTACGGAAAAAATAAAAACCCCTCGAGCACCAAGGCCATCGGCCTGCACGCCTCAGAACTGGGCTTCCGACATCCTGCGAGTGGAAAGAAATTGCTATTTAGAAGTAAACTCCCCAAACATTTCAGGAAGTGGGTGGATCAGAAGATTGGACAAGTTTAAGGAAGCTGAAAAACAGGTTTGCTCTAATTTTTTTAATTAATTCTGTTACAGTTGTTCTAAAAATTCCTCTACCGACAAACCGGCATTTCGGATAAGCGCACGTAATGTTCCAATTGAAAGTTCTTTGTGCTGAGGAATAGATAAATTCGCCCTTACCCCCTCTTTTATCATTACTAAATGACTTCCTACTTGGCCTGATACTTCCCAACCGAGCTTCGAAAAAACCTTCACAGCTTCTTTTCCGGATATGTTTGCTAATCGTGCCATATCTACACTGCCACTACTATTTCTTGTTGGGTATTTCGTTTGGGATAATCTTTAGTAGCCTTTTGATCTTCTGCCCACAACCACGCAATAATGGCCTCTTTTATATTTTCAAGGGCTTCTTTTTCATCTTTACCCTGAGACACGCAGCCCGGTAAGGCAGGACATTCTGCCACTATCC from Deltaproteobacteria bacterium includes the following:
- a CDS encoding RluA family pseudouridine synthase; translated protein: MQTLKVKKDTKLDLFLKDALGISRKQAKSKIDAGLLKVNGKKVIIASWELEAGDKVDLLQDEKETLNHDEAKNYYLKVVHEDEDLLVVEKDAGLLSEAHPRSLKPALPQIVYEYLKRTHPELSHPFVLPIHRLDQHTSGLMVYGKSKRANALLTEFKTHNIHRRYQALVEGRVSKSQGRIDAPLLKTPQAKGAKMQVSTGPLAQKAITDYRVIHRYPKHTLLEVDLKTGRTHQIRAHLSYLGFPVVGDPLYGKNKNPSSTKAIGLHASELGFRHPASGKKLLFRSKLPKHFRKWVDQKIGQV
- a CDS encoding type II toxin-antitoxin system HicA family toxin; the protein is MARLANISGKEAVKVFSKLGWEVSGQVGSHLVMIKEGVRANLSIPQHKELSIGTLRALIRNAGLSVEEFLEQL
- a CDS encoding type II toxin-antitoxin system HicB family antitoxin, with the translated sequence MMFHVQVEIAEDGWIVAECPALPGCVSQGKDEKEALENIKEAIIAWLWAEDQKATKDYPKRNTQQEIVVAV